From a single Mus musculus strain C57BL/6J chromosome 12, GRCm38.p6 C57BL/6J genomic region:
- the Colec11 gene encoding collectin-11 isoform X1: MGDKGQKGTVGRHGKIGPIGAKGEKGDSGDIGPPGPSGEPGIPCECSQLRKAIGEMDNQVTQLTTELKFIKNALPSPAAVAGVRETESKIYLLVKEEKRYADAQLSCQARGGTLSMPKDEAANGLMASYLAQAGLARVFIGINDLEKEGAFVYSDRSPMQTFNKWRSGEPNNAYDEEDCVEMVASGGWNDVACHITMYFMCEFDKENL, encoded by the exons ATGGGGGACAAAGGACAGAAAGGCACTGTGGGCCGCCATGGAAAAATTGGTCCCATTGGCGCAAAAG GTGAAAAAGGAGATTCTGGTGATATCGGACCCCCTGGCCCCAGTGGAGAACCTG GTATTCCATGTGAGTGCAGTCAGCTGAGGAAGGCTATTGGGGAGATGGACAACCAGGTCACTCAACTGACAACTGAGCTAAAATTCATAAAAAATG CACTGCCCTCCCCTGCAGCTGTTGCTGGCGTGCGCGAGACTGAGAGCAAGATCTACCTGCTGGTGAAGGAGGAGAAGCGGTACGCAGATGCCCAGCTGTCCTGCCAAGCCCGAGGCGGCACACTGAGCATGCCCAAAGACGAGGCAGCCAATGGCCTGATGGCTTCATACCTGGCACAGGCTGGCCTGGCCCGAGTCTTCATCGGTATCAATGACCTGGAGAAAGAAGGTGCTTTCGTGTACTCGGACCGCTCCCCCATGCAGACCTTCAACAAGTGGCGCAGTGGAGAGCCCAACAACGCCTATGATGAGGAGGACTGTGTGGAGATGGTGGCCTCAGGTGGCTGGAATGATGTGGCCTGCCACATTACCATGTACTTCATGTGCGAGTTTGACAAAGAGAACTTGTGA